In Gopherus evgoodei ecotype Sinaloan lineage chromosome 7, rGopEvg1_v1.p, whole genome shotgun sequence, the sequence AACTTCTGAAGTTTTCAGTCTGAGCTACCTCAGATTGCTTACAAAGGTAACTTTGAAAATAGTTTATTTCAGGACATTTTAAGAAACATTTATTCCAACTGTATTAATGCCAGTCAAACGAATGATTAACCATTCTGTAAAATTTTGCATTGTGCTCTCTGAAGTAGGAGTAAAGTTGCTCTAAAACAGTGTTGTTGACAACAGGGTGGGGACGCCCTTTGGATTCATGTAAACATCTCTCTCTTCCATCACTTCTAATGCAATAGAACCCCTTGGTttggttaaaataaaaatttgaagACATAATTCTGGAAGGAAGATTAagaaatgtttccactttttgtaactCAGGAAGAGGGTCTTTGATTAAAGTATTGCCATCCACTATGTGAATCTGATCTAAGTTGAAATGCTTAAGCCACTTTTCCATATGGAGATCATAGAGACTTCTCTGAATAGCTTTGTATTTGGTATTAAGTGCTCCATTTTTAATAACAATTTCTTCAAAGGGCTGAACACGCTTGTGACTTTCTAGTCTGTTGTAATATACTTGGGTATAATCAGATATTACTCTCTCAGTGGGGTCTCTTAGAATGAGCAGCAGTTTAATAGAGCTATTCATGTCATGAATTCTTTCTGGAGCCTGTGGTGAGGTAAAATAGCCTGGTGTTTTCTCAATAGTAATTTGATTTTCATAAGAAAATGGCATCAGATGCCTATACCAGTCTATTCCTTTAACATAATTTTCATCCCAGTCAAAGAA encodes:
- the LOC115655402 gene encoding heparan sulfate glucosamine 3-O-sulfotransferase 1-like; its protein translation is MAFLLVSAYLLLTHTQGAPVENEALLETLKSQVGFFSNKSEHYSAQVRPPGTNRRIPQTIIIGVRKGGTRALLEMLDIHPNIVVATTEVHFFDWDENYVKGIDWYRHLMPFSYENQITIEKTPGYFTSPQAPERIHDMNSSIKLLLILRDPTERVISDYTQVYYNRLESHKRVQPFEEIVIKNGALNTKYKAIQRSLYDLHMEKWLKHFNLDQIHIVDGNTLIKDPLPELQKVETFLNLPSRIMSSNFYFNQTKGFYCIRSDGRERCLHESKGRPHPVVNNTVLEQLYSYFREHNAKFYRMVNHSFDWH